A single region of the Streptomyces sp. AM 4-1-1 genome encodes:
- a CDS encoding serine/threonine-protein kinase, with amino-acid sequence MEHSHGTDAGLVLAGRYRLGEVLGRGGMGKVWRAHDEVLHRTVAVKELTAGLYVAEADRLVLHARTQKEARAAARITHPGVVTVHDVIEYDNRPWIVMQYVDGPSLADSAKENGEIEPREAARIGIQVLSALRAAHSAGVLHRDVKPGNVLLARDGRVLLTDFGIAAIEGDSTITRTGELVGSIDYLAPERVRGGDPGPASDLWSLGATLYTAVEGRSPFRRTSPISTMQAVVSEAPPTPTRAGPLAPVITALLRKEPADRPSASETEQMLREVLEGREPMAAQAFVPTQRVTGGLPAHGQDSGPVSAQGGGTTQLPYPADPTAFGAQPASHPAPRRGRWRTAVLVVVLAAVVGGGAGLAAMKFGSDSGPGTRTTGTTGPRTPSPSTPPVSAPASEAASESPPVAPSGGDVPAGWQRVDDPEGFSLLVPEGWKRRTDGNQIDYTPDDGEHYIRISVDPSPDFENPYMHMLNLEKSLLARLPEYRRAALHANIYRDRPASLWEFTWTESKDHSGPRHAIDQMYYADDGGPEYALYMTGPESDWETTREQFDTMLRGWRAPDDSR; translated from the coding sequence GTGGAACATTCACATGGCACGGATGCGGGACTGGTACTGGCCGGAAGGTATCGGCTCGGTGAAGTCCTCGGCCGCGGCGGCATGGGCAAGGTGTGGCGCGCCCATGACGAAGTGCTGCACCGGACCGTCGCCGTCAAGGAACTGACCGCCGGTCTGTACGTCGCCGAGGCCGATCGGCTGGTGCTGCACGCCCGCACCCAGAAGGAGGCGCGCGCGGCGGCCCGGATCACCCACCCCGGCGTGGTCACCGTCCACGACGTCATCGAGTACGACAACCGTCCGTGGATCGTCATGCAGTACGTCGACGGACCGTCACTCGCCGACTCCGCCAAGGAGAACGGCGAGATCGAGCCACGCGAGGCGGCCAGGATCGGCATCCAGGTCCTCTCCGCCCTGCGCGCCGCGCACAGCGCCGGAGTGCTGCACCGGGACGTGAAGCCGGGCAACGTGCTCCTCGCCCGGGACGGGCGGGTGCTGCTCACCGACTTCGGGATCGCCGCGATCGAGGGTGACTCGACGATCACCAGGACCGGTGAACTCGTCGGAAGCATCGACTACCTGGCGCCCGAGCGGGTACGGGGCGGCGACCCGGGCCCCGCGTCCGACCTCTGGTCGCTCGGCGCCACTCTCTACACGGCCGTCGAGGGACGCTCGCCGTTCCGTCGTACGTCACCGATCTCCACCATGCAGGCCGTCGTCAGTGAGGCCCCGCCGACGCCCACCCGGGCGGGGCCGCTCGCGCCCGTGATCACCGCACTGCTCCGCAAGGAGCCCGCGGACCGGCCGTCGGCGTCCGAGACCGAGCAGATGCTGCGGGAAGTGCTGGAGGGACGCGAGCCGATGGCGGCGCAGGCGTTCGTACCGACGCAGCGTGTGACCGGCGGCCTCCCGGCGCACGGACAGGACAGCGGCCCGGTCTCCGCGCAGGGGGGCGGCACGACCCAGCTGCCGTATCCGGCCGATCCCACGGCCTTCGGCGCGCAGCCCGCATCGCACCCCGCACCGCGTCGTGGCCGGTGGCGGACGGCGGTCCTGGTCGTCGTGCTCGCCGCCGTGGTCGGCGGTGGCGCCGGACTGGCCGCGATGAAGTTCGGCTCCGACTCCGGGCCCGGTACCCGGACGACGGGGACGACCGGACCGCGTACCCCTTCCCCGTCCACGCCGCCCGTCTCCGCCCCCGCGTCCGAGGCCGCGTCCGAGTCCCCGCCGGTCGCCCCGTCCGGTGGGGACGTCCCCGCGGGCTGGCAGCGGGTGGACGACCCGGAGGGCTTCAGCCTGCTCGTCCCCGAGGGCTGGAAGCGCCGGACGGACGGCAACCAGATCGACTACACCCCGGACGACGGCGAGCACTACATACGGATAAGCGTCGATCCGTCGCCCGACTTCGAGAACCCGTACATGCACATGCTCAACCTGGAGAAGTCCCTGCTGGCACGGCTGCCGGAGTACCGGCGCGCCGCTCTGCACGCCAACATCTACCGTGACCGGCCCGCCTCCCTCTGGGAGTTCACCTGGACCGAGTCGAAGGACCACTCCGGCCCCCGCCACGCGATCGACCAGATGTACTACGCCGACGACGGCGGTCCCGAGTACGCCCTGTACATGACGGGGCCGGAGTCGGACTGGGAGACCACCAGGGAGCAGTTCGACACCATGCTGAGGGGCTGGCGCGCCCCGGACGACTCACGCTGA
- a CDS encoding succinic semialdehyde dehydrogenase, protein MTDSQAPTTLSRTNPVAASPVGARTAADVVTPELIARLTRGVVGTGRTTSHTPLTGAELAELPESTPEDVATAFERARAAQPAWAATPVRARAAVLRRFHDLVLDRQSEVLDLIQLETGKARLHAHEEVQAVTVAARHYGLKAPAYLRPRRHTGVVPVLTKVTELRQPRGVVGQIAPWNYPFELSVGDALPAFVAGNAVVMKPDTETALTALWARDLLIEAGLPAEVFQVVLGEGPVVGPEVVRHADYVSFTGSTRTGREVARGAADRLVGVSLELGGKNAMLVLADADVEKAAAGAVRACFSSAGQLCISVERLYVHASVADDFLARFAARTKAMRLGGALAYGADMGSLAGERQLETVVRHVEEAVEKGATLVAGGVARPDIGPLFYEPTILDGVEAPMAVCSEETFGPVVSVYRFTDEDEAVALANATPYGLNASVWTRDGRRGHRVAARLRTGTVNINEGFASAYGSVRSPMGGMKDSGLGRRHGSEGILKYTEAQTVAQQRLMPLAPAFGMDDEKYAALMSRSLKAMKVLRLR, encoded by the coding sequence ATGACGGACTCGCAGGCACCCACCACCCTCTCCCGCACCAACCCGGTGGCCGCGTCGCCCGTGGGCGCGCGCACCGCCGCCGATGTGGTCACACCCGAGCTGATCGCGCGGCTGACCCGAGGGGTCGTCGGTACCGGCCGCACCACCAGCCACACCCCCCTCACCGGGGCCGAGCTGGCCGAGCTGCCCGAGTCCACCCCCGAGGACGTCGCGACCGCCTTCGAGCGCGCCCGAGCCGCCCAGCCGGCCTGGGCGGCGACCCCGGTCCGGGCCAGGGCCGCCGTGCTGCGCCGCTTCCACGACCTTGTCCTGGACCGCCAGTCCGAAGTCCTCGACCTCATCCAGCTGGAGACCGGCAAGGCCAGACTGCACGCCCACGAGGAGGTGCAGGCCGTCACCGTCGCGGCCCGCCACTACGGCCTCAAGGCCCCCGCGTATCTGCGGCCGAGGCGGCACACCGGAGTGGTGCCGGTCCTCACCAAGGTCACCGAGCTGCGCCAGCCGCGCGGGGTGGTCGGACAGATCGCACCGTGGAACTACCCGTTCGAGCTGTCCGTCGGGGACGCGCTGCCCGCGTTCGTCGCCGGGAACGCCGTGGTGATGAAGCCCGACACGGAGACCGCGCTGACCGCGCTGTGGGCCCGTGACCTGCTGATCGAGGCGGGGCTGCCCGCGGAGGTGTTCCAGGTCGTGCTCGGTGAGGGACCGGTCGTCGGTCCGGAGGTCGTCAGGCACGCCGACTACGTCTCGTTCACCGGCTCCACCCGGACCGGCCGTGAGGTCGCGCGGGGCGCGGCCGACCGGCTGGTCGGGGTCTCGCTGGAACTGGGCGGCAAGAACGCCATGCTGGTGCTGGCCGACGCCGACGTGGAGAAGGCCGCCGCGGGCGCGGTCCGGGCCTGCTTCTCCTCGGCGGGGCAGCTCTGCATCTCCGTCGAGCGGTTGTACGTCCACGCGTCGGTCGCCGACGACTTCCTGGCCCGGTTCGCCGCCCGTACGAAGGCCATGCGGCTCGGGGGCGCGCTCGCGTACGGCGCCGACATGGGATCGCTGGCCGGTGAACGCCAGCTGGAGACCGTCGTACGGCATGTCGAGGAGGCCGTCGAGAAGGGGGCCACCCTCGTCGCGGGCGGTGTCGCCCGGCCCGACATCGGCCCGCTGTTCTACGAGCCGACGATCCTCGACGGGGTCGAGGCACCGATGGCGGTGTGCTCGGAGGAGACGTTCGGCCCGGTCGTCTCCGTCTACCGCTTCACCGACGAGGACGAGGCCGTCGCCCTCGCCAACGCCACACCGTACGGTCTCAACGCGAGCGTCTGGACCCGGGACGGCCGGCGCGGCCACCGGGTCGCCGCCCGGCTGCGGACCGGCACGGTCAACATCAACGAGGGATTCGCCTCGGCGTACGGCAGTGTGCGGTCCCCGATGGGCGGTATGAAGGACTCGGGCCTCGGCCGACGGCACGGCTCCGAGGGCATCCTCAAGTACACCGAGGCCCAGACCGTCGCCCAGCAGCGGCTGATGCCGCTCGCGCCGGCGTTCGGAATGGACGACGAGAAGTACGCGGCGCTCATGAGCCGCAGCCTGAAGGCGATGAAGGTGCTCCGCCTGCGCTGA
- a CDS encoding GMC family oxidoreductase: MSKDSPERNQDAAPGRPDLVGATGPGTAEGPASTTEHPRATGVDCDSEGEGEGRIEGDDSAYDYDVIVVGSGFGGAVSALRLSEKGYRVGVLEAGRRFTPGTLPKNSWDLRNYLWAPALGLFGIQRVHLLGKVMVLAGAGVGGGSLNYANTLYVPPAAFFQDRQWSGITDWQEELAPYYDQARRMLGVRLNPTMTPSDIHLKAAAQVMGVGDTFHPAPVGVFFGDGEDADGTARAEPGGTVADPYFGGAGPSRRACTECGECMTGCRHGAKNTLNENYLHLAERAGAVIRPMTTVVAVTEDPAGGHRVLTVPTDRRRKAAVTRLRARKVVLAAGTYGTQTLLHTMKDKGLLPRLSARLGELTRTNSEALVGSQTSDRRYRERHGVARADFTRGVAITSSVHPDADTHIEPVRYGRGSNAMGALSILQVPYGGRRVLGWLGNVVRHPALAARSLSNRHWSERTIIGLVMQSLDNSLTTYRKPGGVGKGLLTARQGHGAPNPTQIAAATRSATLLAEEINGFAGSNVGELMGTPLTAHFLGGCPIGATAADGVIDPYHRLYGHPGISVVDGSAVSANLGVNPSLTITAQAERAMSFWPNKGETDQRPEQGEAYERSAAVEPRSPAVPKEAFGALRLPFLGMPAVPPRTETGTAKQTEGSEGTEPDRAERLT, encoded by the coding sequence ATGTCCAAGGACAGCCCCGAGCGGAACCAGGACGCGGCACCCGGACGCCCCGATCTCGTCGGCGCGACCGGACCCGGCACCGCGGAAGGGCCCGCGTCCACGACCGAGCACCCGCGCGCGACCGGCGTCGACTGCGACAGCGAGGGTGAGGGCGAGGGCAGGATCGAGGGTGACGACAGTGCGTACGACTACGACGTCATCGTCGTCGGTTCGGGCTTCGGCGGTGCGGTGTCGGCGCTGCGGCTGTCCGAGAAGGGGTACCGCGTCGGAGTCCTGGAGGCGGGCCGCCGCTTCACCCCCGGCACGTTGCCGAAGAACTCCTGGGACCTCAGGAACTACCTCTGGGCCCCGGCGCTCGGCCTCTTCGGCATCCAGCGCGTGCATCTGCTCGGCAAGGTGATGGTGCTGGCGGGCGCGGGTGTCGGCGGGGGTTCGCTCAACTACGCCAACACCCTGTACGTCCCGCCCGCCGCGTTCTTCCAGGACCGGCAGTGGTCGGGCATCACCGACTGGCAGGAGGAGCTGGCCCCCTACTACGACCAGGCCAGGCGGATGCTGGGGGTCCGGCTCAATCCGACGATGACCCCCTCGGACATCCACCTCAAGGCGGCCGCCCAGGTCATGGGGGTCGGGGACACCTTCCATCCGGCGCCGGTCGGCGTCTTCTTCGGGGACGGTGAGGACGCCGACGGTACGGCGAGGGCGGAGCCGGGCGGCACGGTCGCCGACCCGTACTTCGGCGGTGCGGGCCCCTCCCGCAGGGCCTGCACCGAGTGCGGCGAGTGCATGACGGGCTGCCGTCACGGCGCGAAGAACACGCTCAACGAGAACTACCTCCACCTCGCGGAGCGGGCCGGGGCCGTCATCCGGCCGATGACCACGGTCGTGGCGGTCACGGAGGACCCGGCGGGCGGCCACCGTGTGCTGACCGTGCCCACGGACCGGCGCCGGAAGGCCGCCGTCACCCGGCTGCGCGCCCGGAAGGTGGTCCTGGCGGCGGGGACGTACGGGACGCAGACCCTGCTGCACACCATGAAGGACAAGGGGCTGCTGCCCCGGCTGTCGGCGAGGCTCGGCGAACTGACCCGTACCAACTCCGAGGCCCTGGTCGGCTCCCAGACCAGCGACCGCCGCTACCGCGAGAGGCACGGCGTGGCGCGGGCCGACTTCACCAGGGGCGTCGCCATCACCTCCTCCGTCCACCCGGACGCCGACACCCACATCGAGCCCGTCCGCTACGGCAGGGGCTCCAACGCGATGGGCGCGCTGTCCATCCTCCAGGTCCCGTACGGCGGACGCAGGGTGCTGGGATGGCTCGGCAACGTGGTCAGACACCCGGCGCTCGCGGCGCGCTCGCTCTCCAACCGCCACTGGTCGGAACGGACCATCATCGGCCTCGTCATGCAGTCGCTGGACAACTCCCTCACCACGTACCGCAAACCGGGCGGCGTGGGGAAGGGGCTGCTCACCGCCCGCCAGGGACACGGGGCGCCCAACCCCACCCAGATCGCGGCGGCCACCCGGAGCGCGACCCTCCTCGCCGAGGAGATCAACGGCTTCGCGGGCTCGAACGTCGGGGAGCTGATGGGCACCCCGCTCACCGCGCACTTCCTCGGCGGCTGCCCGATCGGCGCGACGGCGGCGGACGGTGTCATCGATCCGTACCACCGGCTGTACGGGCACCCGGGCATCTCGGTCGTCGACGGTTCGGCGGTCTCCGCGAACCTCGGTGTCAACCCGTCGCTGACCATCACCGCGCAGGCGGAGCGCGCGATGTCGTTCTGGCCCAACAAGGGGGAGACGGACCAGCGCCCGGAGCAGGGCGAGGCGTACGAGCGGTCGGCGGCGGTCGAGCCACGGTCACCGGCGGTACCGAAGGAGGCGTTCGGAGCGCTGAGGCTGCCGTTCCTGGGGATGCCCGCGGTCCCGCCGAGGACGGAAACAGGTACGGCGAAGCAGACCGAGGGGTCCGAGGGGACCGAGCCGGACAGGGCCGAACGACTCACTTAG
- a CDS encoding PadR family transcriptional regulator — translation MPRRVLDNPIVLAVLGLLLEQPSHPYQMLAELRDRSDNHAAALNRGTLYNVVAASAEAGWVAAQGRQRSGNRPERTVYALTQAGRDELVRRLDSQIRVPERELSRFLGAVSHLGALGPDGAVDALAERGRRLRQRTEADEGRLAEALAGGVPRLHVIEAEYALSLAHRELAWIDSVIDDIRGGSLTWPTGDAPSASPAPVGP, via the coding sequence ATGCCGCGTCGAGTGCTGGACAATCCGATCGTGCTGGCGGTGCTGGGACTGTTGCTGGAACAGCCCTCGCACCCGTACCAGATGCTTGCCGAGCTGCGCGACCGCAGCGACAACCACGCGGCCGCGTTGAACCGCGGCACGCTCTACAACGTCGTCGCCGCGTCGGCCGAGGCGGGCTGGGTCGCCGCGCAGGGCCGGCAGCGTTCGGGGAACCGTCCCGAGCGGACCGTGTACGCCCTCACCCAGGCGGGCCGGGACGAACTCGTACGCCGGCTGGACTCCCAGATCCGCGTCCCGGAGCGGGAGCTGTCGCGGTTCCTGGGGGCGGTCAGCCATCTCGGCGCACTCGGACCGGACGGCGCTGTGGACGCCCTGGCGGAGCGCGGCCGTCGCCTGCGGCAGCGCACGGAGGCCGACGAGGGGCGTCTCGCGGAGGCGCTGGCGGGCGGTGTGCCGCGGCTGCACGTCATCGAGGCCGAGTACGCCCTGTCCCTCGCCCACCGCGAACTGGCGTGGATCGACTCGGTCATCGACGACATCCGCGGCGGCTCGCTGACCTGGCCGACCGGCGACGCCCCGTCCGCGTCCCCGGCGCCCGTGGGGCCCTGA
- a CDS encoding DUF5133 domain-containing protein, with product MLVPHPQVLRTLLAQYATARIAVAENDTPGSRQTLESVVYTLCVATGTRTIRDALTAADALLENAAAARAKASSAPDTLTRVTLTA from the coding sequence ATGCTGGTTCCCCACCCCCAGGTGCTTCGCACACTCCTCGCCCAGTACGCCACCGCGCGTATCGCAGTGGCGGAGAACGACACACCCGGCTCCCGGCAAACGCTGGAGAGCGTGGTCTACACCCTGTGCGTCGCCACGGGTACCCGGACCATCCGTGACGCGCTCACGGCCGCCGACGCCCTGCTGGAGAACGCCGCGGCAGCGCGCGCGAAGGCGAGTTCCGCGCCCGACACCCTCACTCGCGTCACCCTCACCGCCTGA
- a CDS encoding chorismate mutase — MTSNSTEADRTHRTATAAERTGARTEEAVSLIGGARERIDALDDRIIGLVQERMAVSAVIQEARITSGGRRVSLSREMDILGRYRDALGKPGTPLAMTLLELCRGRA; from the coding sequence ATGACCAGCAACAGCACCGAGGCCGACCGGACCCACCGGACCGCGACCGCCGCCGAGCGGACCGGCGCACGCACCGAGGAGGCCGTCTCGCTGATCGGCGGCGCCCGCGAGCGCATCGACGCCCTCGACGACCGGATCATCGGCCTCGTGCAGGAACGGATGGCCGTCTCGGCGGTCATCCAGGAGGCCCGGATCACCTCCGGGGGCCGCCGGGTCAGCCTCTCGCGCGAGATGGACATCCTCGGCCGCTACCGCGACGCGCTCGGCAAGCCCGGCACGCCTCTCGCGATGACGCTGCTCGAACTCTGCCGCGGCCGCGCGTGA
- the guaA gene encoding glutamine-hydrolyzing GMP synthase, with protein MPAAPPAAPDTTPDVVLVVDFGAQYAQLIARRVREARVYSEIVPSTMPVAEMLAKKPRAIILSGGPSSVYAEGAPSLDRALFEAGVPVFGMCYGFQLMATTLGGTVDDNGAREYGRTGLTVSKAASTLFEGTPTEQSVWMSHGDACSAAPEGFTVTASTDVVSVAAFENDEKKLYGVQYHPEVMHSTHGQQVLEHFLYRGAGIEPTWTTQNVVEEQIALIREQVGTKRAICGLSGGVDSAVAAALVQKAIGSQLTCVYVDHGLMRKGETEQVEKDFVAATGVQLKVVDAEERFLNALAGVSDPEQKRKIIGREFIRVFEQAQAELVAEAGAAGEDVAFLVQGTLYPDVVESGGGTGTANIKSHHNVGGLPDDIEFKLVEPLRQLFKDEVRMVGQELGLPEEIVQRQPFPGPGLGIRIVGEVTKDRLDLLREADSIAREELTAAGLDRDIWQCPVVLLADVRSVGVQGDGRTYGHPIVLRPVSSEDAMTADWSRLPYETLAKISTRITNEVADVNRVVLDVTSKPPGTIEWE; from the coding sequence GTGCCAGCAGCACCCCCCGCCGCCCCCGACACCACACCCGACGTGGTCCTCGTTGTCGACTTCGGCGCGCAGTACGCCCAGCTCATCGCCCGCCGCGTCCGTGAGGCCCGGGTCTACAGCGAGATCGTCCCGTCCACGATGCCGGTGGCCGAGATGCTGGCCAAGAAGCCCCGGGCGATCATCCTGTCCGGCGGCCCTTCCTCGGTGTACGCGGAGGGGGCGCCCAGCCTGGACCGCGCGCTGTTCGAGGCGGGCGTACCGGTCTTCGGCATGTGCTACGGCTTTCAGCTGATGGCCACCACGCTCGGCGGCACCGTCGACGACAACGGCGCCCGTGAGTACGGCCGTACCGGACTCACCGTCTCGAAGGCCGCCTCCACCCTCTTCGAGGGCACCCCCACCGAGCAGTCGGTGTGGATGTCGCACGGCGACGCCTGCTCGGCCGCCCCCGAGGGCTTCACCGTCACCGCGTCCACGGACGTCGTGTCGGTCGCCGCGTTCGAGAACGACGAGAAGAAGCTGTACGGCGTCCAGTACCACCCGGAGGTCATGCACTCCACGCACGGCCAGCAGGTCCTGGAGCACTTCCTCTACCGCGGCGCGGGCATCGAGCCGACCTGGACCACGCAGAACGTCGTCGAGGAGCAGATCGCCCTCATCCGCGAGCAGGTCGGCACCAAGCGCGCCATCTGCGGGCTGTCCGGCGGGGTGGACTCCGCGGTGGCCGCCGCCCTCGTACAGAAGGCCATCGGCTCCCAGCTGACCTGTGTGTACGTCGACCACGGCCTGATGCGCAAGGGCGAGACCGAGCAGGTCGAGAAGGACTTCGTGGCCGCCACGGGCGTGCAGCTGAAGGTCGTCGACGCCGAGGAGCGCTTCCTGAACGCGCTGGCCGGAGTCTCCGACCCGGAGCAGAAGCGGAAGATCATCGGTCGCGAGTTCATCCGCGTCTTCGAGCAGGCCCAGGCGGAACTCGTCGCCGAGGCGGGCGCGGCCGGCGAGGATGTCGCGTTCCTCGTCCAGGGCACGCTCTACCCGGACGTCGTCGAGTCCGGCGGCGGCACCGGCACCGCCAACATCAAGTCGCACCACAACGTCGGCGGTCTCCCCGACGACATCGAGTTCAAGCTCGTCGAGCCGCTGCGCCAGCTGTTCAAGGACGAGGTCCGGATGGTCGGCCAGGAGCTGGGTCTGCCCGAGGAGATCGTCCAGCGCCAGCCGTTCCCCGGCCCCGGACTCGGTATCCGGATCGTGGGCGAGGTCACCAAGGACCGCCTCGACCTGCTGCGCGAGGCCGACTCCATCGCCCGCGAGGAGCTGACGGCGGCCGGACTCGACCGCGACATCTGGCAGTGCCCGGTGGTCCTCCTCGCCGACGTACGCTCGGTCGGCGTCCAGGGCGACGGCCGTACTTACGGTCACCCGATCGTGCTCCGCCCGGTCTCGTCCGAGGACGCCATGACGGCGGACTGGTCGCGGCTGCCGTACGAGACGCTGGCGAAGATCTCCACCCGCATCACGAACGAGGTCGCGGACGTCAACCGGGTGGTCCTCGACGTGACGAGCAAGCCGCCGGGCACCATCGAGTGGGAGTAG
- a CDS encoding Uma2 family endonuclease, which produces MSAAPEYQLGEQKYRWPIPPEGGWTADDLDRIPGLPPHTELIDGSLVFMSPQTAFHGRAMRLFENALLDQAPDHLDVLREMAIKLDERNRPEPDVLVFSVDANTGHRQTWFKPEDIVLAVEVVSDDSVVRDREVKPRKYAAAGVPHFWRVEANGEGLPIVYVYELDPALMAYTPTGIHHNRLKLDVPFTIDVDLTAVNRRR; this is translated from the coding sequence ATGAGTGCCGCACCTGAGTACCAGCTCGGAGAGCAGAAGTACCGGTGGCCCATCCCGCCCGAAGGCGGCTGGACGGCGGACGATCTCGACCGAATCCCGGGCCTCCCGCCGCATACCGAGCTGATTGACGGGAGTCTCGTTTTCATGAGTCCGCAGACCGCCTTCCACGGGCGCGCCATGCGTTTGTTCGAAAATGCTCTGCTGGACCAGGCACCGGATCATCTGGACGTCCTGCGGGAGATGGCGATCAAGCTGGATGAGCGGAACCGGCCGGAGCCCGACGTGCTGGTGTTCTCCGTGGATGCGAATACGGGACACCGGCAGACCTGGTTCAAGCCCGAGGACATCGTTCTCGCCGTGGAGGTCGTGTCCGACGATTCCGTGGTCCGCGACCGCGAGGTAAAGCCCCGCAAATACGCCGCGGCCGGCGTCCCGCACTTCTGGCGCGTGGAGGCGAACGGCGAGGGACTGCCCATCGTGTACGTGTATGAGCTCGATCCGGCCCTGATGGCGTACACGCCCACCGGTATTCACCACAACCGTCTGAAGCTGGACGTCCCCTTCACGATCGACGTCGACCTCACCGCGGTCAACCGGCGGCGCTGA
- a CDS encoding DoxX family protein: MNGYGNMYGNPYGLEERRTLKDRARQYALLPLRVFLGVTFLYAGIDKLTDSAFLSTSGPGSIGALMHSVRDSAAIPGLVDLGLKSPDGFGYTLAIGELLVGVATLLGLWARIAALGGALISLSLWLTVSWQADPYYYGNDLVYLMAWLPLLLAGAPVFSADALLASLRRRNP, from the coding sequence ATGAACGGCTACGGCAACATGTACGGAAACCCCTACGGTCTGGAGGAACGGCGGACGCTGAAGGATCGGGCACGGCAGTACGCGCTGCTGCCGCTGCGGGTCTTCCTCGGCGTCACCTTCCTCTACGCGGGAATCGACAAACTGACGGACAGTGCCTTCCTCTCCACGAGCGGACCCGGTTCGATCGGCGCGCTCATGCACTCGGTGCGTGACTCGGCCGCGATCCCGGGCCTGGTGGACCTCGGGCTCAAGAGCCCCGACGGCTTCGGCTACACCCTGGCGATCGGGGAACTCCTCGTCGGCGTCGCCACCCTCCTCGGGCTGTGGGCCCGGATCGCCGCGCTCGGCGGCGCTCTGATCTCGCTCAGCCTGTGGCTGACCGTGAGCTGGCAGGCCGATCCCTACTACTACGGCAACGACCTGGTCTATCTCATGGCCTGGCTCCCGCTGCTGCTCGCCGGGGCCCCGGTGTTCTCCGCGGATGCCCTCCTCGCCTCGCTGCGGCGACGCAATCCGTAG
- a CDS encoding PspC domain-containing protein, protein MNAPQDATHGVAPPPDRKPQLHRSPRQKVVAGVCGGLGRYCDIDPVIFRIVLGVLAVTGGTGLIFYGFAWLLLPLEGEEENEARKLLSGRVEGASLIAALFALVGCGLFLSMLGNGGILAFSAMLVLAVIGLSVWTQHRRTVTPEDPADAATAHTAAGAAHAGGHGAAPPEVKAPPTPGSPSWWRDPIVKDGTTGPMDFAYLWGPTDEPVASGASRHGWATADAPFRAPKQARGTRGPRSIGGVVFLLAVLAGVLGIRLSWDSHPFGASVQIGLTAALAVFGLGMLVSSVFGRTGFGTLLLSVVTVGLLAGASSIPEDITTHWVREEWRPVSAATVQPRYALGSGVGRLDLGRVAVPVGRTLRTEVRVGGGRVVVLIPDSVTVKVRARTGVGDIQLPSEKKGDVDIRSRQKREKTIPPAEGTKPTGTVELELEVGIGQVEVSRATP, encoded by the coding sequence ATGAACGCTCCCCAGGACGCCACCCACGGTGTCGCACCACCCCCCGACCGGAAACCGCAGCTGCACCGCAGTCCGCGGCAGAAAGTGGTGGCCGGGGTCTGCGGCGGGCTCGGCCGGTACTGCGACATCGACCCGGTGATCTTCCGGATCGTGCTGGGTGTGCTCGCGGTGACCGGAGGGACGGGCCTGATCTTCTACGGCTTCGCCTGGCTGCTGCTCCCCCTGGAGGGCGAGGAGGAGAACGAGGCCCGCAAGCTGCTGTCCGGGCGGGTCGAGGGCGCTTCACTGATCGCCGCGCTGTTCGCACTGGTCGGGTGCGGGCTGTTCCTGTCGATGCTCGGAAACGGCGGCATACTGGCGTTTTCCGCGATGCTGGTGCTCGCGGTCATCGGCCTCTCGGTGTGGACGCAGCACCGCAGGACGGTGACACCCGAGGACCCGGCCGACGCGGCGACCGCGCACACCGCCGCGGGCGCCGCCCATGCCGGGGGGCACGGGGCGGCGCCACCCGAGGTGAAGGCCCCGCCGACACCCGGTTCGCCTTCGTGGTGGCGGGACCCGATCGTCAAGGACGGCACGACCGGGCCGATGGACTTCGCATATCTGTGGGGCCCCACAGACGAGCCGGTAGCCAGTGGTGCGTCACGCCACGGGTGGGCGACGGCGGATGCCCCGTTCCGGGCTCCGAAACAGGCCCGGGGCACCCGGGGTCCGCGTTCCATCGGCGGTGTGGTCTTCCTGCTGGCGGTACTCGCGGGCGTGCTGGGCATCCGGTTGAGCTGGGACTCCCACCCGTTCGGGGCGAGCGTTCAGATCGGACTGACCGCCGCACTGGCGGTGTTCGGTCTCGGCATGCTGGTCAGCTCGGTGTTCGGGAGGACCGGTTTCGGGACACTCCTGCTCTCGGTGGTGACCGTGGGACTGCTGGCCGGGGCCTCTTCCATACCCGAGGACATCACCACCCACTGGGTGCGCGAGGAGTGGCGACCGGTGTCGGCCGCGACGGTCCAGCCACGGTACGCGCTGGGCTCGGGCGTCGGCCGACTGGACCTCGGCCGGGTCGCGGTCCCGGTCGGCCGGACACTGCGCACCGAGGTGCGGGTCGGCGGGGGCCGGGTCGTGGTCCTCATACCGGACTCCGTGACCGTGAAGGTACGGGCGAGGACGGGCGTCGGGGATATCCAGTTGCCGTCAGAGAAGAAGGGGGACGTGGACATCCGCTCAAGACAGAAGAGAGAGAAGACGATCCCACCGGCCGAGGGCACCAAGCCGACGGGCACGGTCGAGCTGGAACTGGAAGTGGGCATCGGACAGGTGGAGGTCTCCCGTGCCACGCCATGA